In Oxyura jamaicensis isolate SHBP4307 breed ruddy duck chromosome 28 unlocalized genomic scaffold, BPBGC_Ojam_1.0 oxy28_random_OJ67530, whole genome shotgun sequence, the genomic window ccgggagcggcggcggcggcggcgagcaCGGCGGGAGGAGGCGAAGCGACGGCCGCCGGGCTGCTGGGCTCGGccgagctggggctgctgaagCTGGCGTCTCCCGAGCTGGAGCGGCTCATCATCCAGTCCAACGGGCTGGTGACCACCACGCCGACCAGCGGGCAGTTCCTCTACCCCAAGACGGCCGCCTCGGAGGAGCAGGAGTTCGCCGAGGGCTTCGTCAAGGCGCTGGAGGACTTGCACAAGCAGAACCAGctgggcggcggcggcggcaccggaGCAGCCGGGGGtgcggcggcggtggcggcgggcggcggtggaagcggcggtggcggcggcggaggagccGGCGAGCTGCCCGCCGCCGGCCTGGCCCCGGAGCCTCCGGTGTACGCCAACCTCAGCAGCTACCCGGCCGTGAGCTACGCCGCCGAGCCCGGCCCTTtcgcggccccgccgccccggctGCCGCCTCCTCCGCCGCTGAAGGACGAGCCGCAGATCGTGCCCGAGGTGCCGAGCTTCGGCGAGAGCCCGCCGCTGTCGCCCATCGACATGGACACGCAGGAGCGCATCAAGGCGGAGCGGAAGCGGCTGCGGAACCGCATCGCCGCCTCCAAGTGCCGCAAGAGGAAGCTGGAACGCATCTCGcgcctggaggagaaggtgaAGAGCCTCAAGAGCCAGAACACGGAGCTGGCCTCGACCGCCAGCCTGCTCCGCGAGCAGGTGGCACAGCTCAAGCAGAAGGTGCTCAGCCACGTCAACAGcggctgccagctcctgccgcagcaccagcaccaggtGCCGGCCTACTGAGCCCGG contains:
- the JUND gene encoding transcription factor jun-D, which encodes METPFYHDDVLSGLGSGFAPSSGSSGLLLPFPGGSMMKKDALGLALPEQVAAALKAPGAAAAAASTAGGGEATAAGLLGSAELGLLKLASPELERLIIQSNGLVTTTPTSGQFLYPKTAASEEQEFAEGFVKALEDLHKQNQLGGGGGTGAAGGAAAVAAGGGGSGGGGGGGAGELPAAGLAPEPPVYANLSSYPAVSYAAEPGPFAAPPPRLPPPPPLKDEPQIVPEVPSFGESPPLSPIDMDTQERIKAERKRLRNRIAASKCRKRKLERISRLEEKVKSLKSQNTELASTASLLREQVAQLKQKVLSHVNSGCQLLPQHQHQVPAY